From Micromonospora rhizosphaerae, the proteins below share one genomic window:
- a CDS encoding Gfo/Idh/MocA family protein, whose amino-acid sequence MTEPGKRIRIAVAGLGVIARTVHLPLLQRRADLFDIVALSDLSPARLAELGARYGVEPARRHTDAAAMLSSGGCDAVLLATSGSHGGLAATALRHGLPVLCEKPLAYTLAETGRLTGPDAGTAPLMVGYMKQYDPAVAEAARLLKEIGGAAAVHAVEVTVLHAGGDQQLAFANLPPAPRDLPAEQAARLRAADERLLDAAVGGDAGARTLYQILINSISHDLSLLRLFTGAPATVDHVATWPLAPDGPPEPSVEISGRLPAGGRYGIRWLNLPDCPAYRETVTLHHARGALELVFPSPYLLNAPTTLTAVDRHGGGERRAVFRSVTEAFEQELVAFHAMVTAGVRPLTGVAEGAADLRTSQQVVRRYGELTGAAIGGEAAS is encoded by the coding sequence ATGACCGAACCGGGAAAGCGGATCAGGATCGCGGTGGCCGGTCTGGGCGTCATAGCCCGTACGGTGCACCTGCCGCTGCTGCAACGCCGCGCCGACCTGTTCGACATCGTCGCGCTGAGCGACCTGTCCCCCGCGCGGCTGGCCGAACTCGGCGCCCGGTACGGCGTCGAACCGGCCCGCCGCCACACCGACGCGGCCGCGATGCTCAGCTCGGGCGGCTGCGACGCAGTGCTGCTGGCCACGTCCGGCTCGCACGGCGGACTCGCCGCGACGGCACTGCGCCACGGGCTCCCGGTGCTCTGCGAGAAGCCGCTCGCCTACACCCTCGCCGAGACGGGCCGGTTGACCGGGCCCGACGCCGGGACCGCACCGCTGATGGTCGGCTACATGAAGCAGTACGACCCGGCGGTGGCCGAGGCCGCCCGCCTGCTGAAGGAGATCGGCGGCGCGGCAGCGGTGCACGCGGTCGAGGTGACCGTGCTGCACGCCGGCGGCGACCAGCAACTAGCGTTCGCCAACCTGCCCCCGGCGCCGCGGGACCTGCCCGCCGAGCAGGCGGCCCGGCTGCGCGCGGCGGACGAGCGGCTGCTCGACGCCGCGGTGGGCGGGGACGCCGGCGCCCGCACCCTCTACCAGATCCTGATCAACAGCATCTCGCACGATCTGTCCCTGCTGCGGCTCTTCACCGGGGCGCCGGCCACGGTGGACCACGTCGCCACCTGGCCGCTGGCGCCGGACGGGCCGCCCGAGCCGTCGGTGGAGATCTCCGGGCGGCTGCCCGCCGGCGGGCGGTACGGCATCCGATGGCTCAACCTGCCGGACTGCCCGGCCTACCGGGAGACCGTGACCCTGCACCACGCCCGGGGCGCCCTGGAACTGGTCTTCCCATCGCCGTACCTGCTCAACGCCCCCACCACGCTGACCGCGGTGGACCGGCACGGCGGCGGCGAGCGGCGGGCGGTCTTCCGCTCGGTGACCGAGGCCTTCGAGCAGGAACTGGTCGCCTTCCACGCGATGGTGACCGCGGGCGTGCGGCCGCTGACCGGCGTGGCGGAGGGCGCGGCCGATCTACGGACCAGCCAACAGGTGGTACGCCGCTACGGTGAGCTGACCGGGGCGGCGATCGGCGGAGAGGCGGCAAGCTGA
- a CDS encoding sugar phosphate isomerase/epimerase family protein, with protein MAGAPVNYGIYQAIDPEVGPEDLLAALTGDGYTGVDSGPIGFLGTGEVLTRRLAGAGIGLAGGWVDLRFADPDGFAADLAQLDAALDVFTAVPVDDPRFAPRPTLACSANPARMARPGTPPDLASALPAAAWPGFAARVQQAVDRCRDRGLEPVFHYHLGTDVETEAEADRLLELTDVAICLDTGHLTLAGGDPVAALRKWAGRIGQVHLKDADLAAHGRVREAGGGLAEVVAAGGFCALGTGDVDLAGVLHGLDEIGYAGWLVIEQDAPEQGRDLDRVRADQRANRRWLQEALR; from the coding sequence GTGGCCGGAGCCCCCGTCAACTACGGCATCTACCAGGCGATCGACCCGGAGGTCGGGCCGGAGGACCTGCTGGCGGCGCTGACCGGGGACGGCTATACCGGGGTGGACTCCGGGCCGATCGGCTTCCTCGGCACCGGCGAGGTGCTCACCCGGCGGCTGGCCGGGGCCGGCATCGGGCTCGCCGGTGGTTGGGTGGACCTGCGCTTCGCCGATCCGGACGGATTCGCCGCGGACCTGGCCCAGCTCGACGCGGCGCTGGACGTGTTCACCGCCGTACCCGTCGACGACCCGCGCTTCGCGCCCCGGCCCACCCTGGCCTGCTCGGCCAACCCGGCCCGGATGGCCCGGCCGGGCACCCCGCCGGACCTGGCGTCGGCGCTGCCCGCCGCCGCCTGGCCGGGCTTCGCCGCGCGGGTGCAGCAGGCCGTCGACCGCTGCCGCGACCGGGGACTGGAACCGGTGTTCCACTACCACCTCGGCACCGACGTGGAGACCGAGGCGGAGGCCGACCGGCTGCTGGAGCTGACCGACGTCGCGATCTGCCTGGACACCGGGCACCTGACGCTGGCCGGCGGCGACCCGGTCGCGGCCCTCCGCAAATGGGCCGGACGGATCGGTCAGGTGCACCTGAAGGACGCCGACCTGGCCGCGCACGGCCGCGTCCGGGAGGCCGGTGGCGGCCTCGCCGAGGTGGTCGCCGCCGGCGGGTTCTGCGCGCTGGGCACCGGCGACGTCGACCTCGCCGGGGTGCTGCACGGGCTCGACGAGATCGGCTACGCCGGCTGGCTGGTGATCGAGCAGGACGCGCCTGAGCAGGGCCGCGACCTGGACCGGGTTCGCGCCGACCAGCGCGCCAACCGGCGGTGGCTGCAGGAGGCGCTGCGATGA
- a CDS encoding CehA/McbA family metallohydrolase, translated as MVVHRGRWTLRDRAENVMRAVPVTVAPGTAALTVRLDYPRADGVLDLGCVGPAGFRGWSGGVRDGYTVAADWATPGYLPGELEPGEWHVLLRLHRVPPQGLDFEVTATTSTSPPAPPPAPEAPPRPERPPRRAVPEVDGRRWLAGDLHAHTVHSDGAQTIDELAALAVSRRLDFLAVTDHNTVSHHPWLADAGRRYGITLVPGQEVTTDRGHANVFGPVGWVDFRQPPDEWLATAERAGGLMSINHPLSGDCAWRQPVTTRTRFVEVWHSSWWDRTWGAPLAWAQAWRPDVVPIGGSDYHRPGADALPGAPTTWVLTDGDPGDEAAVREALGAGRTAISAGPDAPLLLRLGDELLALDADGALLGYPDGSHRVVRGDRCLLPAGDGLHVLESHRMEVIALCS; from the coding sequence ATGGTGGTACACCGGGGCAGGTGGACCCTGCGGGACCGCGCCGAGAACGTGATGCGCGCCGTGCCGGTCACCGTCGCGCCGGGCACCGCCGCGCTGACCGTCCGGCTGGACTATCCCCGCGCCGACGGCGTGCTCGACCTCGGCTGCGTGGGCCCGGCCGGCTTCCGCGGCTGGTCCGGCGGCGTCCGCGACGGGTACACCGTCGCCGCGGACTGGGCCACCCCCGGTTACCTTCCCGGCGAGTTGGAGCCGGGCGAATGGCACGTCCTGTTGCGGCTGCACCGCGTGCCGCCGCAGGGGCTGGACTTCGAGGTCACCGCCACCACCAGCACCAGCCCGCCCGCCCCGCCGCCGGCACCGGAGGCGCCGCCTCGGCCGGAGCGGCCGCCCCGCCGGGCGGTGCCCGAAGTCGACGGGCGGCGCTGGCTCGCCGGTGACCTGCACGCCCACACCGTGCACAGCGACGGCGCGCAGACGATCGACGAACTCGCCGCCCTCGCCGTCTCCCGGCGCCTGGACTTCCTCGCGGTCACCGACCACAACACCGTCAGCCACCACCCGTGGCTGGCGGACGCCGGCCGCCGGTACGGGATCACGCTGGTGCCGGGGCAGGAGGTGACCACCGACCGCGGGCACGCCAACGTGTTCGGCCCGGTGGGTTGGGTGGACTTCCGCCAGCCGCCGGACGAGTGGCTCGCCACTGCCGAGCGCGCGGGCGGGCTGATGTCGATCAACCACCCGCTCTCCGGCGACTGCGCCTGGCGGCAGCCGGTGACCACCCGCACCCGGTTCGTGGAGGTGTGGCACTCGAGCTGGTGGGACCGCACCTGGGGCGCGCCGCTGGCGTGGGCGCAGGCCTGGCGGCCGGACGTCGTACCCATCGGGGGCAGCGACTACCACCGGCCCGGCGCGGACGCGCTGCCCGGCGCGCCCACCACCTGGGTGCTCACCGACGGTGACCCAGGCGACGAGGCGGCGGTCCGCGAGGCGCTGGGCGCCGGCCGCACCGCGATCTCCGCCGGACCGGACGCTCCCCTGCTGCTGCGGTTGGGCGACGAGTTGCTGGCGCTCGACGCCGACGGCGCGCTGCTCGGCTACCCCGACGGCAGCCACCGGGTGGTCCGCGGCGACCGGTGCCTGCTGCCGGCCGGCGACGGGCTGCACGTCCTGGAATCCCACCGCATGGAGGTGATCGCACTGTGCAGCTGA
- a CDS encoding ABC transporter ATP-binding protein, which produces MSAITMRELTKVYPNGVRALDALDLEIADGEFFALLGPSGCGKTTLLRTIAGLEVASGGSVRIGERTVTNLPPGQRDVAMVFQDYALFPHMTVRDNIAYPLRIKKVNKAVRQDKAASTADELGLSALLDRRPGQLSGGQQQRVALARAMACHPQVFLLDEPLSNLDARLRLEARTFLKRLQRELGVTTVFVTHDQAEALALADRIAVMEGGRIRQVGTPTEVFRRPANTFVAGFIGSTPMNLIPARVRGDDLTVAGVRLPVPDDARGQVVDGESLVYGVRPEYLDYFAEPGPDALSGQVVVVENLGSFSLVSLDVPAEDDAAPTSVQVVVPEGREPEPGDTGWLVPRPGRSLLYRDGELVGSAATVPAPRTGVGADA; this is translated from the coding sequence ATGTCCGCCATCACCATGCGCGAGCTGACCAAGGTCTACCCCAACGGGGTGCGGGCCCTGGACGCCCTCGACCTGGAGATCGCCGACGGCGAGTTCTTCGCCCTGCTCGGCCCCTCCGGCTGCGGCAAGACCACCCTGCTGCGCACCATCGCCGGGCTCGAGGTCGCCTCCGGCGGCAGCGTGCGGATCGGCGAGCGTACGGTCACCAACCTGCCGCCCGGGCAGCGGGACGTGGCGATGGTCTTCCAGGACTACGCGCTCTTTCCGCACATGACGGTGCGGGACAACATCGCCTACCCGCTGCGGATCAAGAAGGTCAACAAGGCGGTCCGGCAGGACAAGGCCGCGAGCACCGCCGACGAGCTGGGCCTGTCGGCGCTGCTGGACCGCCGCCCCGGGCAGCTCTCCGGCGGGCAGCAGCAGCGCGTCGCGCTGGCCCGGGCGATGGCCTGTCACCCGCAGGTCTTCCTGCTCGACGAGCCGCTGTCCAACCTGGACGCCCGGCTGCGGCTGGAGGCGCGCACGTTTCTCAAGCGGCTGCAACGCGAGCTGGGCGTGACCACCGTGTTCGTCACCCACGACCAGGCCGAGGCGCTGGCCCTCGCCGACCGGATCGCGGTGATGGAGGGCGGGCGGATCCGGCAGGTCGGCACGCCCACCGAGGTGTTCCGCCGCCCGGCCAACACGTTCGTCGCCGGCTTCATCGGCTCCACCCCGATGAACCTGATCCCGGCCCGGGTCCGCGGCGACGACCTGACCGTCGCCGGGGTGCGGCTGCCAGTGCCCGACGACGCTCGCGGTCAGGTGGTCGACGGGGAGAGCCTGGTCTACGGCGTCCGCCCCGAGTACCTCGACTACTTCGCCGAGCCGGGGCCCGACGCGCTGAGCGGGCAGGTCGTGGTGGTGGAGAACCTGGGCAGCTTCTCCCTGGTCTCCCTGGACGTCCCGGCGGAGGACGACGCCGCGCCGACCAGCGTGCAGGTCGTGGTGCCTGAGGGGCGCGAACCCGAGCCGGGTGACACCGGCTGGCTGGTGCCCCGGCCCGGTCGGTCGCTGCTCTACCGGGACGGCGAACTGGTGGGCTCGGCGGCCACGGTGCCGGCGCCGCGTACCGGCGTCGGGGCGGACGCTTGA
- a CDS encoding carbohydrate ABC transporter permease, whose translation MSIATQDARTDGAATAAIRHVLARIGRYVFLCLVLAFFALPLLWLATAPFDETPTIATSLPQFTLDNFRILLDNPYAMTSLLNSVWLAGGTAVLVVAFAALAAYALSRVRVPGRDALLYGLLLLSSIVTGTATMVPLFELAFRLNLIDSRLGVILILTGGLLPAAIFILKDFMDATPTSYEESARVFGASPLQILRHIVVPVVRPGLATVGVWAVANVWGNFLVPFLLLRGPDKAPAAVIMYTLYTEGGQADLRLLSTFSLLYSLPVALMFVFVSSRYGFRFHGGIKR comes from the coding sequence GTGAGCATCGCGACCCAGGACGCCCGCACCGACGGCGCGGCGACGGCCGCCATCCGGCACGTGCTGGCGCGGATCGGCCGGTACGTCTTCCTCTGCCTCGTCCTCGCCTTCTTCGCCCTGCCGCTGCTGTGGCTGGCCACCGCGCCGTTCGACGAGACCCCCACGATCGCCACGTCGCTGCCCCAATTCACTCTCGACAACTTCCGCATCCTGCTGGACAACCCGTACGCGATGACCTCGCTGCTCAACTCGGTCTGGCTGGCCGGCGGCACCGCCGTGCTGGTGGTGGCGTTCGCCGCGCTGGCCGCGTACGCGCTGAGCCGGGTCCGGGTGCCGGGGCGGGACGCCCTGCTCTACGGGCTGCTGCTGCTCTCCTCGATCGTGACCGGCACGGCCACCATGGTCCCGCTGTTCGAGCTGGCGTTCCGGCTGAACCTGATCGACTCCCGGCTCGGCGTCATCCTGATCCTCACCGGCGGCCTGCTGCCGGCCGCGATCTTCATCCTCAAGGACTTCATGGACGCCACGCCGACGTCGTACGAGGAGTCGGCGCGGGTGTTCGGGGCCAGTCCCCTGCAGATCCTGCGGCACATCGTGGTGCCGGTCGTCCGGCCGGGGCTGGCCACCGTCGGGGTGTGGGCCGTGGCGAACGTGTGGGGGAACTTCCTCGTCCCGTTCCTGCTGCTGCGCGGGCCGGACAAGGCCCCCGCCGCGGTGATCATGTACACCCTCTATACCGAGGGCGGGCAGGCCGACCTGCGGCTGCTCTCCACGTTCTCGCTGCTCTACTCGCTGCCGGTGGCGCTCATGTTCGTCTTCGTCAGCAGCCGGTACGGATTCCGCTTCCACGGAGGGATCAAGCGCTGA
- a CDS encoding carbohydrate ABC transporter permease, with translation MVQVTSRPDETVGGAGPVTGPSPAPDAAGLGRARAAGFLVPSMVLILLFLVVPAAWTIYLGITNYRLTGLAAANPEIVGLDNYTKALTDERFRSSLLLTLQFVLGSAVIGQACLGFAIAFALRDRRGPVRRVVEAFILLAWILPSSVVAFLWIALLDRDAGTLNALLGIPGTAWLLDHPMLSIIIFNTWRGTAFSMMLYAAALENVPRSHLETARLAGASTWQQLRDVVFPRIRGHVLTNLLLISLWTFNDFTPFLITAGGPEQRSETLPVYVYKVALSGGELGIGAAISFIMLLINLVIALVYLRMLGRRREAA, from the coding sequence GTGGTCCAGGTAACGTCTCGTCCTGACGAGACGGTCGGGGGAGCGGGCCCGGTCACGGGCCCCTCCCCCGCCCCCGACGCGGCCGGGCTGGGCCGGGCCCGTGCCGCCGGGTTCCTCGTCCCGAGCATGGTGCTGATCCTGCTCTTCCTCGTGGTGCCGGCCGCCTGGACGATCTACCTGGGCATCACGAACTACCGGCTCACCGGCCTGGCCGCGGCCAACCCCGAGATCGTCGGCCTGGACAACTACACCAAGGCCCTGACCGACGAACGCTTCCGAAGCTCGCTGCTGCTGACCCTGCAGTTCGTGCTCGGCTCGGCGGTCATCGGCCAGGCCTGTCTCGGTTTCGCCATCGCCTTCGCGCTGCGCGACCGGCGCGGCCCGGTCCGCCGGGTGGTCGAGGCGTTCATCCTGCTGGCCTGGATCCTGCCCAGCTCGGTGGTCGCGTTCCTCTGGATCGCCCTGCTCGACCGGGACGCCGGCACCCTCAACGCGCTGCTCGGCATCCCGGGCACCGCGTGGCTGCTCGACCACCCGATGCTGTCGATCATCATCTTCAACACCTGGCGGGGCACCGCGTTCTCGATGATGCTCTACGCGGCCGCGCTGGAGAACGTGCCCCGCTCGCACCTGGAGACCGCCCGGCTGGCCGGCGCCTCCACCTGGCAGCAGCTGCGCGACGTGGTGTTCCCGCGCATCCGCGGTCACGTGCTGACCAACCTGCTGCTGATCAGCCTCTGGACGTTCAACGACTTCACGCCGTTCCTGATCACCGCGGGCGGTCCCGAGCAGCGCTCGGAAACCCTGCCGGTCTACGTCTACAAGGTGGCGCTCTCCGGCGGGGAGCTGGGCATCGGGGCGGCCATCTCGTTCATCATGCTGCTGATCAACCTGGTCATCGCGCTGGTGTACCTGCGCATGCTGGGCCGGCGGAGGGAGGCGGCGTGA